One genomic segment of Desulfomicrobium sp. ZS1 includes these proteins:
- the rpoC gene encoding DNA-directed RNA polymerase subunit beta', which yields MSLDDLFTQRGSASSSFNSQNLKAIGINVASPEKIREWSFGEVKKPETINYRTFKPERDGLFCAKIFGPVKDYECNCGKYKRMKHRGIVCEKCGVEVIASKVRRERMGHIELAAPVAHIWFLKSLPSKIGTLLDMTMADLEKVLYFDSYIILDPGETTLLKKQVISEEQYFQILDHYNDNAITVGMGAESIKILLQEIDLASLRVELREESQSTRSQTKKKKLAKRLKIVEAFLESGNKPEWMVMDVIPIIPPELRPLVPLDGGRFATSDLNDLYRRVINRNNRLKRLLELGAPDIIIRNEKRMLQESVDALFDNGRRGRAITGTNGRPLKSLSDMIKGKQGRFRQNLLGKRVDYSGRSVIVVGPYLKLHQCGLPKKMALELFKPFIYSKLEERGYASTIKSAKKMVEREEIAVWDILEEVVREYPILLNRAPTLHRLGIQAFEPILVEGKAIRLHPLVCTAFNADFDGDQMAVHVPLSVEAQIECRVLMMSTNNILSPANGSPIIVPSQDIVLGLYFLTVERPFERGEGMIFADPDEVICAFDANHVELHARIKVRIDGKLVETTPGRIIIREIVPTEVPFEVYNREMSKKVIGRLVGEAYRLAGTKATVILCDKLKDLGFEYSTQAGITVGVKDLTIPQAKSGILDRSHTEVSDIEQQYREGIITRTEKYNKVVDVWTKATNDVADAMMLELKYDTVPNPKQDDSPHVKHALRWEVSKLKEERCNSFNSVFMMANSGARGNQDQMRQLAGMRGLMAKPSGEIIETPITSSFREGLTILQYFTSTHGARKGLADTALKTANSGYLTRRLVDVVQDVIVSEHDCKTVDGIELTHVTKSGEITVRLSERVLGRTAMYDILDPETGEVFIPANAMINEELAAQIERRNISTITIRSALTCKAKHGVCALCYGRDLARGHLVNVGEAVGIIAAQSIGEPGTQLTMRTFHIGGTASKEIEQSRYEALNKGRIVLSRVRTVTNNRGERMVLGKSGQLRIVDDQGVEREKYALPSGAKLYFENGAEVKKGDRLAEWDPFNEPFVTDVEGVVHFTDIIEGRTAQERIDEATGKSTLTVIEFRSSSFRPGISICDENGVCKTKPDTGTQTSYALPVGAIVMVNDGDVVQPGDIIARKPRETMKTKDIVGGLPRVAELFEVRKPKDQAILSEIDGIVSFGPDSKGKRKLIVEPEVGDARVYLIPKGKHISVGEGDFVESGELLTEGTPDLHDLLKVKGEKFLAFYLVEGVQDVYRFQGVYINDKHIEIIVRQMLKKLLVIDPGETGLLMGEQVDKAKFVRINAKCVGTGMQPAVAEPLVLGITQASLSTESFISAASFQETTKVLTEAALIGKKDYLYGLKENVIVGRLVNAGTGFRSYIENGIVVPDQPESPDKFLEDLEKDPFFMGQ from the coding sequence ATGAGTCTTGATGATCTTTTTACACAACGGGGCAGTGCATCCAGCTCTTTCAATAGCCAGAATCTCAAAGCGATCGGAATCAACGTCGCTTCTCCGGAGAAGATTCGCGAATGGTCTTTCGGTGAAGTAAAAAAACCCGAAACGATTAACTATCGCACATTCAAACCGGAACGGGACGGCCTTTTCTGCGCCAAAATTTTTGGCCCGGTCAAGGATTATGAGTGTAACTGCGGAAAATACAAGCGCATGAAGCATCGCGGCATTGTCTGCGAAAAGTGCGGTGTTGAAGTAATCGCATCCAAGGTCAGACGCGAGAGAATGGGGCATATTGAGCTTGCCGCCCCCGTTGCTCATATCTGGTTCCTGAAATCCCTGCCGTCCAAGATCGGTACCTTGCTCGATATGACCATGGCCGATCTGGAAAAGGTGCTTTATTTTGATTCATATATCATACTGGATCCAGGGGAGACGACCTTGCTCAAGAAGCAGGTCATTTCCGAGGAACAGTATTTTCAGATTCTTGATCACTATAACGACAACGCCATAACGGTGGGCATGGGCGCCGAATCCATCAAGATCCTGCTGCAGGAGATTGATTTGGCGAGTTTGCGGGTGGAACTGCGCGAAGAGTCACAATCCACCCGTTCCCAGACCAAGAAAAAGAAGTTGGCCAAGCGCCTGAAAATCGTCGAGGCTTTCCTGGAATCCGGGAACAAGCCCGAGTGGATGGTCATGGACGTGATCCCGATCATCCCGCCCGAGCTGCGTCCTCTGGTTCCACTCGACGGCGGCCGGTTCGCCACGTCCGACCTGAACGACCTCTATCGCCGGGTTATCAACCGCAACAATCGGTTGAAGCGGCTTTTGGAGCTTGGCGCGCCGGACATCATCATCCGTAACGAAAAGCGCATGCTGCAGGAGTCCGTGGACGCCCTTTTTGACAACGGCCGGCGCGGTCGTGCCATAACCGGCACCAACGGCCGTCCGCTCAAATCCTTGTCCGACATGATCAAGGGCAAGCAGGGCCGCTTCCGTCAGAACCTTCTCGGCAAGCGAGTCGACTATTCCGGCCGTTCCGTAATCGTGGTCGGCCCGTATCTGAAATTGCATCAGTGCGGCTTGCCCAAGAAGATGGCGCTCGAACTTTTCAAGCCCTTTATCTATTCCAAGCTTGAGGAGCGGGGTTATGCCAGCACCATCAAGAGCGCGAAGAAGATGGTCGAGCGTGAAGAAATCGCTGTTTGGGATATCCTTGAAGAGGTTGTGCGCGAGTATCCCATCCTGCTGAACCGCGCGCCGACACTGCATCGTTTGGGCATCCAGGCTTTTGAACCCATTTTGGTCGAAGGAAAGGCGATACGGCTGCATCCCCTGGTATGTACTGCTTTCAACGCCGACTTTGACGGTGACCAGATGGCCGTGCACGTGCCTCTCTCGGTGGAGGCTCAGATTGAATGCCGCGTGCTCATGATGTCCACCAACAACATCCTGTCCCCGGCCAACGGATCTCCGATCATCGTGCCTTCGCAGGATATCGTCCTGGGGCTGTACTTCCTGACCGTGGAGCGTCCTTTCGAGCGTGGCGAAGGTATGATTTTTGCCGACCCCGACGAGGTGATTTGCGCCTTTGACGCAAATCACGTGGAGTTGCATGCTCGGATCAAGGTCCGCATCGACGGGAAACTGGTCGAGACCACTCCCGGGCGAATCATCATCCGCGAGATCGTGCCGACGGAAGTTCCTTTCGAGGTCTATAACCGTGAGATGAGCAAGAAAGTTATCGGACGTCTGGTGGGCGAAGCCTACCGTCTGGCCGGCACCAAGGCCACGGTCATTCTGTGCGACAAGCTGAAGGATTTGGGATTTGAGTACTCGACTCAGGCCGGGATCACCGTTGGCGTAAAGGATCTGACCATCCCGCAGGCCAAGTCCGGCATTTTGGATCGTTCCCACACCGAGGTTTCCGATATCGAGCAGCAGTACCGCGAGGGTATCATCACCCGCACGGAAAAATACAACAAGGTCGTTGATGTCTGGACCAAGGCAACCAATGACGTGGCCGATGCCATGATGCTGGAGCTCAAGTACGACACCGTGCCAAATCCGAAGCAGGACGATTCCCCGCACGTGAAGCATGCGCTTCGCTGGGAAGTTTCCAAGCTCAAGGAAGAGCGCTGCAACAGCTTCAACTCGGTCTTCATGATGGCCAACTCCGGCGCGCGAGGCAATCAGGACCAGATGCGTCAGTTGGCAGGCATGCGCGGTCTGATGGCCAAGCCTTCCGGTGAAATCATCGAGACGCCCATCACCTCTTCATTCCGTGAAGGGTTGACCATTCTGCAGTACTTCACGTCCACACACGGTGCTCGTAAAGGTCTGGCCGATACCGCGCTTAAAACCGCGAACTCGGGCTACCTGACGCGCCGCCTGGTCGACGTTGTGCAGGACGTCATTGTCAGCGAGCATGATTGCAAGACGGTAGACGGCATTGAGCTGACCCACGTCACCAAGAGCGGTGAAATCACCGTGCGGTTGAGTGAGCGCGTTCTTGGCCGAACAGCCATGTACGATATCCTTGATCCGGAAACCGGCGAGGTTTTCATCCCCGCCAATGCCATGATCAACGAGGAACTTGCCGCCCAGATCGAGCGACGCAACATCTCGACCATCACCATTCGCTCCGCGCTGACCTGCAAGGCCAAGCACGGCGTGTGCGCCCTGTGTTATGGTCGCGACTTGGCGCGAGGCCATCTGGTCAACGTCGGTGAGGCTGTGGGCATTATCGCCGCCCAGTCCATCGGCGAGCCTGGGACGCAGTTGACCATGAGAACGTTCCACATCGGTGGTACCGCTTCCAAGGAAATCGAGCAGAGCAGGTATGAGGCTCTGAACAAGGGGCGGATCGTGCTTTCCCGCGTGCGCACGGTTACCAATAATCGCGGAGAGCGCATGGTTCTCGGCAAGAGCGGCCAGCTGCGCATCGTCGATGATCAGGGTGTCGAACGCGAGAAATACGCGTTGCCTTCCGGGGCGAAGCTGTATTTTGAAAACGGCGCCGAGGTCAAAAAAGGCGATCGTCTTGCGGAATGGGATCCCTTCAACGAGCCCTTCGTCACGGATGTCGAGGGCGTGGTCCATTTCACGGACATCATTGAAGGCCGCACCGCTCAGGAGCGCATAGACGAGGCCACGGGCAAGTCGACTCTGACGGTTATTGAATTCAGATCTTCGAGCTTCCGTCCCGGAATCTCCATTTGTGACGAGAATGGCGTCTGCAAGACCAAGCCGGACACAGGAACCCAAACTTCCTATGCCCTGCCTGTCGGCGCCATCGTCATGGTCAACGACGGTGATGTGGTCCAGCCGGGCGACATTATCGCTCGTAAGCCTCGCGAAACCATGAAGACCAAGGACATCGTCGGCGGTTTGCCGCGTGTTGCCGAACTCTTCGAAGTGCGCAAGCCCAAGGATCAGGCGATTCTGTCCGAAATCGACGGCATCGTGAGCTTTGGTCCCGATTCAAAAGGCAAGCGCAAATTGATCGTTGAGCCCGAAGTTGGAGATGCCCGCGTCTACTTGATTCCCAAAGGAAAGCATATCAGCGTCGGCGAAGGTGACTTCGTGGAGAGCGGAGAGCTCTTGACCGAAGGCACGCCGGATCTGCACGACCTGTTGAAGGTCAAGGGTGAAAAATTCCTGGCCTTCTATCTGGTCGAAGGCGTGCAGGACGTGTACCGTTTCCAGGGTGTTTACATCAATGACAAGCACATCGAGATCATTGTCCGCCAGATGCTCAAGAAGTTGCTGGTCATCGATCCTGGTGAGACCGGACTGCTTATGGGCGAGCAGGTCGACAAGGCCAAATTCGTCAGGATCAATGCCAAGTGCGTAGGCACGGGCATGCAGCCGGCTGTTGCAGAACCTCTGGTGCTCGGAATTACGCAGGCTTCCTTGTCCACGGAATCGTTTATATCCGCAGCGTCCTTCCAGGAGACGACGAAGGTGCTGACCGAAGCCGCGCTGATTGGTAAAAAAGATTATCTCTACGGACTCAAGGAAAATGTTATTGTCGGTAGATTGGTCAATGCCGGAACGGGTTTTAGATCGTATATTGAAAATGGCATTGTGGTGCCGGATCAGCCGGAAAGTCCGGATAAGTTCCTGGAAGATCTGGAGAAAGATCCTTTTTTCATGGGACAATAA
- the rpsG gene encoding 30S ribosomal protein S7, translating to MPRKGATPKREVLPDPKYGSRVVTKFVNQMMYDGKKSVAETIFYDAIEELGKRTDSEPLRAFEQLIEKVKPQMEVKSRRVGGATYQVPMEVRPARQEALAIRWLVNYARSRGEKGMVLRLAAEFLDAYNDRGGAIKKREDTHRMAEANKAFAHYRW from the coding sequence ATGCCTCGCAAGGGAGCCACGCCAAAGCGTGAAGTGCTGCCGGATCCGAAGTACGGAAGCCGGGTGGTCACAAAATTTGTGAACCAGATGATGTATGACGGCAAGAAAAGCGTTGCCGAAACGATATTCTATGACGCCATTGAAGAACTTGGAAAACGCACCGACAGCGAGCCGCTCAGAGCGTTCGAGCAGCTCATTGAAAAGGTAAAGCCGCAGATGGAAGTGAAATCCCGTCGTGTCGGTGGCGCTACCTACCAGGTTCCCATGGAAGTCCGCCCGGCAAGACAGGAAGCCTTGGCTATCCGTTGGCTGGTCAACTATGCCCGTTCTCGTGGCGAGAAAGGCATGGTTCTGCGTTTGGCGGCTGAATTTCTGGATGCTTATAACGATCGCGGTGGTGCCATCAAGAAGCGTGAGGACACCCATCGAATGGCAGAGGCCAATAAAGCTTTTGCTCATTACCGCTGGTAA
- the fusA gene encoding elongation factor G: MSKRVPIKDQRNIGIMAHIDAGKTTTTERILFYTGVSHRIGEVHDGQATMDWMEQEQERGITITSAATTCYWRDCRINIIDTPGHVDFTVEVERSLRVLDGAVAVFCAVGGVEPQSETVWRQADRYRVPRIAFVNKMDRSGADFYRVVDMIKDRLKAKPVPLHLPIGAEENFLGQVDLVRKVALYYDADSKGETIVEREIPAEMVDLVDEWRMNLVEAIAEEDETLLEKYLGGEELQPEEIMAGIRSATIGMKICPVICGSAFKNKGVQALLDCVVDYLPSPVEVPAMVGVDPDTKEEVLCECSDDLPLSALAFKLMADPFFGHLTFLRVYSGVLVTGSTVLNAASGKKERVGRLLKMHANKREDIKEAHAGDIVAAVGLKQTSTGETLCDLKRAILLESMDFPEPVIEVAIEPKTKTDRDALGQALQKLVKEDPSFRVKTNEETGQTLIAGMGELHLEIIVDRLTREFKVDANVGKPQVAYRETISKPAEKDLKYAKQSGGRGQYAHIVIKVTPQEPGGGYEFVNAIVGGVIPKEYIPAVDKGIRDALLNGILAGFPMVDIKVELVHGSYHEVDSSEQAFYIAGSMAVKEACQKAAAVLLEPIMFVEVLTPDDYMGDVMGDLNGRRGRIVSLEMRHGMQIIRANVPLSSMFGYATDLRSKTQGRATYTMLFDHYDRVPASLAEELTKK; the protein is encoded by the coding sequence GTGTCTAAACGTGTTCCCATAAAAGATCAGCGCAATATCGGTATCATGGCCCACATCGATGCGGGCAAGACCACGACTACCGAACGTATTCTATTTTATACGGGTGTATCCCACAGGATTGGAGAGGTTCATGATGGTCAGGCGACCATGGACTGGATGGAGCAGGAGCAGGAGCGTGGCATCACGATCACCTCTGCTGCGACAACCTGTTACTGGCGTGATTGTCGCATCAACATCATTGACACTCCCGGCCATGTTGATTTCACCGTAGAAGTCGAGCGTTCGCTGCGCGTGCTTGATGGCGCTGTTGCTGTTTTTTGCGCTGTTGGTGGAGTCGAGCCGCAGTCTGAGACTGTATGGCGGCAGGCGGACAGATACCGGGTTCCCCGGATCGCCTTTGTTAACAAGATGGACCGCTCGGGAGCAGATTTTTACCGGGTTGTCGATATGATCAAGGATCGTCTCAAGGCGAAGCCTGTTCCGCTGCACCTGCCCATCGGCGCAGAGGAGAACTTTTTGGGACAGGTCGACCTCGTGCGTAAGGTCGCTCTCTACTACGACGCAGATTCCAAGGGCGAAACGATTGTCGAGCGCGAGATTCCTGCTGAAATGGTGGATTTGGTTGACGAATGGCGCATGAATCTCGTCGAAGCTATCGCTGAGGAAGACGAGACCCTGCTTGAAAAGTATTTGGGCGGGGAAGAACTTCAGCCTGAAGAAATCATGGCTGGAATTCGTTCCGCGACCATCGGCATGAAAATTTGCCCGGTGATTTGCGGTTCTGCGTTCAAGAACAAGGGCGTGCAGGCACTGCTGGATTGTGTGGTGGATTATCTGCCTTCTCCAGTGGAAGTCCCGGCCATGGTTGGCGTCGATCCCGACACCAAGGAAGAGGTCCTTTGTGAATGTTCAGATGATCTGCCGCTGAGCGCACTGGCGTTCAAGCTCATGGCCGATCCCTTCTTTGGGCATCTGACCTTCCTGAGAGTATATTCGGGCGTGCTTGTCACCGGTTCGACCGTTCTGAACGCCGCTTCCGGTAAAAAGGAGCGTGTTGGCCGTTTGCTGAAGATGCATGCCAACAAGCGTGAAGACATCAAGGAAGCTCATGCGGGCGACATTGTTGCCGCTGTCGGGCTCAAACAGACCAGCACCGGTGAAACTCTGTGTGATCTCAAGCGGGCAATCCTGCTTGAATCAATGGATTTTCCGGAGCCTGTAATCGAAGTGGCGATTGAACCCAAGACCAAGACCGATCGGGACGCCCTGGGGCAGGCCCTGCAGAAGTTGGTCAAGGAAGATCCCTCCTTCCGGGTCAAGACAAACGAGGAAACCGGACAGACGCTTATCGCCGGAATGGGCGAACTGCATCTTGAGATCATTGTTGACCGCCTCACTCGTGAGTTCAAGGTTGACGCCAACGTTGGCAAGCCTCAGGTTGCATATCGCGAAACCATTTCCAAGCCGGCAGAAAAAGATCTTAAGTACGCCAAGCAGTCGGGTGGTCGCGGTCAGTACGCGCATATCGTTATCAAGGTCACGCCTCAGGAACCGGGTGGCGGATATGAATTTGTAAACGCCATCGTCGGCGGCGTTATTCCCAAGGAATACATTCCCGCAGTTGACAAGGGTATCCGTGATGCTCTGCTCAATGGTATTCTCGCCGGATTTCCCATGGTCGATATCAAGGTCGAATTGGTTCATGGTTCGTATCATGAAGTGGATTCTTCCGAACAGGCGTTTTACATTGCCGGATCCATGGCAGTGAAAGAGGCGTGTCAGAAAGCGGCCGCAGTGCTTCTTGAACCGATTATGTTTGTGGAAGTGCTGACTCCGGACGACTATATGGGCGATGTCATGGGCGACCTGAATGGACGTCGTGGTCGAATCGTCAGTCTTGAAATGCGACACGGGATGCAGATCATCCGCGCAAACGTGCCGCTAAGTAGCATGTTTGGTTATGCAACGGATCTGCGCTCAAAAACTCAAGGTCGTGCAACGTACACCATGTTGTTTGATCATTATGATCGCGTCCCTGCAAGTCTTGCTGAAGAATTGACCAAGAAATGA
- the rpsL gene encoding 30S ribosomal protein S12 — translation MPTINQLVRKARVLQVKGTKRAALQGCPQRRGVCVRVYTTTPKKPNSALRKVARVRLTNGIEVTSYIPGEGHNLQEHSVVMILGGRVKDLPGVRYKIIRGTLDAAGVQDRRKSRSKYGAKRPK, via the coding sequence ATGCCCACAATTAATCAGTTGGTCCGTAAAGCGCGGGTCCTCCAGGTGAAAGGCACAAAAAGAGCTGCGTTGCAGGGTTGCCCTCAGCGTCGTGGAGTTTGCGTGCGCGTGTATACCACAACGCCCAAGAAGCCGAACTCCGCTCTTCGTAAGGTGGCCAGAGTGCGCCTGACCAATGGAATTGAAGTGACGTCGTACATTCCCGGTGAAGGGCACAATCTGCAAGAGCACTCCGTGGTCATGATCCTCGGCGGCCGTGTCAAGGATTTGCCCGGTGTCCGTTACAAGATTATCAGAGGTACGTTGGATGCGGCCGGTGTTCAGGATCGCCGGAAGAGCCGCTCCAAGTACGGAGCCAAACGTCCTAAATAG